The following coding sequences are from one Bos indicus x Bos taurus breed Angus x Brahman F1 hybrid chromosome 5, Bos_hybrid_MaternalHap_v2.0, whole genome shotgun sequence window:
- the TMBIM6 gene encoding bax inhibitor 1, whose translation MNIFDRKINFDALFKFSHITPSTQQHLKKVYASFALCMFVAAAGAYIHVVTHFIQAGLLSALGSLGLMIWLMATPHSHETEQKRLGLLAGFAFLTGVGLGPALDLCIAINPSILPTAFMGTAMIFTCFTLSALYARRRSYLFLGGILMSAMSLMLLSSLGNLFFGSVWLFQANLYMGLVVMCGFVLFDTQLIIEKAENGDKDYIWHCVDLFLDFVTLFRKLMMILAMNEKDKKKKK comes from the exons ATGAATATATTTGATCGGAAGATCAACTTTGATGCACTCTTTAAATTTTCCCACAT AACCCCCTCGACACAGCAGCACCTGAAGAAGGTTTATGCCAGTTTTGCCCTCTGTATGTTTGTGGCGGCTGCGGGGGCCTATATCCATGTGGTCACCCATTTCATTCAG GCTGGCCTGCTCTCTGCCTTGGGCTCTTTGGGGTTGATGATTTGGCTGATGGCAACACCTCACAGCCATGAAACTGAGCAAAAAAGACTGGGACTTCTGGCTGGATTTGCTTTCCTTACAG GAGTTGGCCTGGGCCCTGCTCTGGACTTGTGCATTGCCATCAACCCCAG CATCCTTCCCACTGCCTTCATGGGCACAGCAATGATCTTCACCTGCTTCACCCTGAGTGCACTCTATGCCAGGCGCCGTAGCTACCTCTTTCTAGGAG GTATCTTGATGTCGGCCATGAGCCTCATGCTCTTGTCTTCCCTGGGGAACCTTTTCTTCGGATCTGTTTGGCTTTTCCAG GCAAACCTGTATATGGGGCTGGTGGTCATGTGTGGCTTTGTCCTTTTTGATACTCAACTCATTATTGAAAAGGCTGAAAATGGAGATAAAGATTATATCTG GCACTGCGTTGACCTCTTCTTGGATTTCGTAACTCTCTTCAGAAAGCTCATGATGATCCTGGCTATGAATGAGAAG gataagaagaagaagaagtga